In Geotalea uraniireducens, the genomic window GGAGCTTGGACAAGATCTGGCCAAAGGTCAGCGTCCGAAGGGAGTCGTACATACTAAAACGGGTCAACAGGAACAGCCATACCGGAACAATGATCAGTAGCGCCCACAGGTAGTGCCAGACAGAAGGAAGCGTCGTCTCCAATGCTCGCAAATAGTAAGCAAAGGCGAAGGCAACTACCAGAGCGCATAAATCAAGAGTTACCGCTATTTTTTTAAACAGCCGTGCTTGCTGCTTGAGCATACAAAAAACCAATTAAAAACAATTCTAATAAAAAATAATCTTAGCTATCGATTTTGCAAATAACAGGAGATACAGTCTAACGTAAAATACCAAATAAATCTAGGATACTGAAATGCATAGCGTTTAAAGAGCTTCGGCTCATCAAATATCCGATAAAGCCAACGAAGATGCAACTTATCCATCCAGCAGGGATAATAATCTAACGACTTCGCTGATTGGTGAAAAAATCCGCCACAAGTAAAGCCAATTCCTCTCCAACCAATACGCCATAAATCATAAAGAAACTGCTCTTGCGCAGGAGTTCCCATACCGACAACGACAATATCTGGGGACATCACATAAATGTCGTTTAAAGCCTCGGACCTATCGTTTTGATCGTAAAAAAAGCCGTTGCGAAAAC contains:
- a CDS encoding WecB/TagA/CpsF family glycosyltransferase, with product MDSDIIAMITFRHSFDRNFKLPRLNTFLNPYSYLIARKSPELFNKFNIYPDGIALVVFLRLFLLYKCERQSFDMTSLARVVFESAEQQGKSVYLIGTEDRYIIEAVSNISHMYSNLNICGFRNGFFYDQNDRSEALNDIYVMSPDIVVVGMGTPAQEQFLYDLWRIGWRGIGFTCGGFFHQSAKSLDYYPCWMDKLHLRWLYRIFDEPKLFKRYAFQYPRFIWYFTLDCISCYLQNR